One stretch of Roseovarius mucosus DNA includes these proteins:
- a CDS encoding enoyl-CoA hydratase has product MAILDRTDQGAIARLTLNSPGNLNALSDAMLAALQSEFDRLAQDRHIRVITLMGAGKAFCAGHDLKEMTAGRQAEDGGRAYFADLFARCARMMTTILTLPQPVIAAPHGIATAAGCQLVASCDMAVAAHGSRFGVNGVNIGLFCSTPMVALSRNIPRKQAFEMLTTGQFIDTARAAELGLINRAVPPEDLESETMALAETVASKLGSAVRIGKRAFYDQLDMGLEAAYAHTGAVMVENMLDRDTAEGIAAFIDKRAPDWDQ; this is encoded by the coding sequence ATGGCAATTCTCGACCGCACCGACCAGGGCGCAATCGCGCGGCTTACTCTCAATTCGCCCGGCAATCTCAACGCGCTTTCGGATGCCATGCTGGCTGCGCTTCAGTCCGAGTTTGACAGGCTGGCACAGGATCGTCACATCCGCGTGATCACCCTCATGGGTGCCGGCAAAGCGTTCTGCGCCGGGCATGATCTCAAGGAAATGACCGCCGGACGACAGGCCGAAGATGGCGGGCGCGCCTATTTCGCCGATCTCTTTGCACGTTGCGCCCGGATGATGACCACTATCCTTACCCTGCCCCAACCGGTGATTGCCGCACCGCATGGCATCGCCACTGCGGCAGGCTGTCAATTGGTGGCAAGCTGCGACATGGCCGTGGCCGCGCATGGCTCGCGCTTTGGCGTCAATGGCGTCAATATCGGTCTGTTTTGTTCTACCCCGATGGTGGCGCTCAGCCGCAATATCCCGCGCAAACAGGCGTTCGAGATGCTGACCACCGGCCAGTTCATCGACACCGCCCGCGCCGCAGAGCTTGGCTTGATCAACCGCGCCGTGCCGCCCGAGGATCTGGAGTCTGAGACCATGGCCCTTGCCGAAACCGTCGCCAGCAAACTTGGCTCTGCCGTGCGCATCGGCAAACGCGCCTTTTACGACCAACTCGACATGGGGTTAGAGGCCGCCTATGCCCATACTGGCGCGGTGATGGTTGAGAATATGCTCGACCGCGACACCGCCGAAGGCATCGCCGC
- a CDS encoding PaaI family thioesterase has product MSVKMTAADLMSFLDREFPQVSGEFAIEEVGEMHIRTRLLVGERHLRPGGTVSGPSIFALADVSVYLAILAMIGPEGLAVTTNCSIDFMRKPMAGVDLIAECRLLKLGRVLAVGDVLIYSEGMSAPVARASLTYSIPPK; this is encoded by the coding sequence ATGAGCGTCAAGATGACGGCGGCGGACTTGATGAGTTTTCTCGACCGGGAGTTTCCACAAGTCTCGGGGGAGTTTGCCATCGAGGAGGTGGGCGAGATGCACATCCGCACGCGGCTCTTGGTGGGAGAGCGGCATTTGCGGCCCGGCGGCACGGTGTCTGGACCGTCGATCTTTGCGCTTGCGGATGTGTCGGTTTACTTGGCAATTCTGGCGATGATCGGGCCTGAGGGGCTGGCCGTGACGACAAATTGCAGCATTGATTTCATGCGCAAGCCCATGGCAGGGGTGGATTTGATCGCGGAGTGTCGGTTGCTCAAGCTGGGGCGGGTGCTGGCGGTGGGGGATGTTCTGATCTATTCCGAAGGGATGAGCGCGCCGGTGGCGCGCGCGAGCCTGACCTATTCGATCCCCCCCAAATGA
- the rplM gene encoding 50S ribosomal protein L13 — MKTFSATPADIDKKWILIDAEGVVLGRLASIIAMRLRGKHKASFTPHMDMGDNVIVINADKVQLTGNKRNKPNYWHTGHPGGIKSRTTGEILEGKYPERVVMQAVKRMLPGNRLSRTQMTNLRVYAGGEHPHEAQSPEVLDVKSMNSKNTRVAH, encoded by the coding sequence ATGAAAACATTCTCTGCTACCCCGGCAGATATCGACAAGAAATGGATCCTGATCGACGCCGAAGGCGTGGTTCTGGGCCGTCTTGCGTCGATCATCGCCATGCGCCTGCGCGGCAAGCACAAGGCCAGCTTTACCCCCCACATGGACATGGGCGACAACGTGATTGTCATCAATGCCGACAAGGTGCAGCTGACCGGCAACAAGCGCAACAAGCCCAACTACTGGCACACCGGCCATCCGGGCGGCATCAAATCGCGCACCACCGGCGAGATCCTCGAGGGCAAGTACCCTGAGCGCGTCGTGATGCAGGCGGTCAAGCGCATGCTGCCGGGCAACCGCCTGAGCCGCACGCAGATGACCAACCTGCGCGTCTATGCTGGCGGCGAGCATCCTCATGAGGCGCAGAGCCCTGAGGTGTTGGACGTCAAATCCATGAACTCCAAGAATACGCGGGTGGCTCACTGA
- the rpsI gene encoding 30S ribosomal protein S9 yields MADEIKSLEGLEAVAGGVSAAAVAIKAPREPERDALGRSYATGKRKDAVARVWIKPGSGKVVVNGKPMNEYFARPVLQMILKQPFTISGTEGQFDVMATVAGGGLSGQAGAVKHGVSKALQLYDPSLRGALKAAGFLTRDSRVVERKKYGKRKARRSFQFSKR; encoded by the coding sequence ATGGCTGACGAAATCAAATCCCTCGAAGGTCTCGAAGCCGTCGCTGGCGGTGTCAGCGCTGCAGCAGTGGCCATCAAAGCCCCGCGCGAGCCCGAGCGTGATGCGCTTGGTCGCTCTTATGCAACCGGCAAGCGGAAGGATGCGGTTGCCCGCGTCTGGATCAAGCCCGGTTCGGGTAAGGTCGTGGTCAATGGCAAGCCGATGAACGAGTATTTCGCGCGTCCCGTGCTTCAGATGATCCTGAAACAGCCGTTCACGATTTCTGGCACCGAAGGCCAGTTCGATGTGATGGCAACAGTCGCCGGTGGTGGTCTGTCGGGTCAGGCCGGTGCGGTCAAGCACGGCGTGTCGAAGGCGCTGCAGCTTTACGATCCCAGCCTGCGTGGCGCTCTCAAGGCTGCCGGGTTCCTGACCCGTGACAGCCGCGTCGTTGAGCGGAAGAAATACGGTAAGCGCAAGGCGCGCCGCAGCTTCCAGTTCTCCAAGCGCTGA
- a CDS encoding DUF2852 domain-containing protein produces MSAITTWPAQAESWLDRQGKPAWIIAMVLGLIVFWPLGLALLAYMIWSNRMTVRSLPSRFQRQNATRSTGNAAFDAYKADTLRRLEEEQEQFEAFLQCLRDARDKAEFDQFIDERRKPAQAQTTA; encoded by the coding sequence ATGTCCGCCATTACCACCTGGCCCGCACAGGCCGAATCTTGGCTCGACCGCCAAGGCAAACCCGCTTGGATCATCGCCATGGTCTTGGGTCTTATCGTTTTTTGGCCCCTCGGGCTCGCCCTACTGGCCTATATGATCTGGAGCAACCGCATGACCGTACGCAGCCTTCCCTCTCGCTTTCAACGCCAGAACGCCACGCGCAGCACTGGCAATGCCGCCTTTGACGCCTACAAGGCCGACACGCTGCGCCGTCTCGAGGAAGAGCAGGAACAATTCGAAGCCTTCCTTCAGTGCCTGCGCGACGCGCGCGACAAGGCCGAATTCGACCAGTTCATCGACGAACGCCGCAAGCCCGCACAGGCGCAAACCACCGCCTGA
- a CDS encoding TetR/AcrR family transcriptional regulator, with translation MGKQGYHHGNLRQALVEATLTLIAEKGPQGFTMAEAAKLAGVSTAAPYRHFSGREALIAEAARQGFEIFVTRMEAAFNDARPNPLTAFMATGRAYLAFARSNAGHYVAMFESGLSVNSNPELADAAARAQAILTRAAAALSAHLPTDRRPPAAMFAAHVWAMSHGVVELYARGTPGARAPFPPEDLLESGISVYLRGLGLIPPDSTP, from the coding sequence ATGGGTAAGCAGGGCTATCACCACGGCAATTTGCGGCAGGCTCTGGTTGAGGCCACGCTGACCCTGATTGCCGAAAAGGGGCCGCAGGGCTTTACCATGGCCGAGGCCGCAAAATTGGCCGGTGTCTCGACCGCCGCGCCCTACCGGCATTTTTCAGGCCGCGAGGCGCTGATTGCCGAGGCCGCGCGCCAAGGATTTGAAATCTTTGTCACCCGGATGGAAGCCGCGTTCAATGACGCCCGCCCCAATCCGCTGACGGCGTTTATGGCAACGGGGCGCGCCTATTTGGCCTTTGCCCGCTCGAATGCCGGGCATTACGTGGCGATGTTCGAATCCGGCCTCTCGGTAAACTCCAACCCGGAATTGGCCGATGCCGCCGCGCGGGCCCAAGCGATCCTCACCCGCGCCGCCGCCGCGCTCTCGGCGCATTTGCCGACTGACCGCCGCCCACCTGCGGCGATGTTCGCCGCCCATGTCTGGGCGATGAGCCATGGGGTGGTCGAACTTTACGCGCGTGGCACCCCCGGTGCCCGCGCCCCCTTTCCGCCCGAAGACCTGCTTGAATCCGGCATAAGCGTCTATCTGCGCGGTCTGGGCCTCATCCCGCCCGACAGCACCCCCTGA
- the ppk2 gene encoding polyphosphate kinase 2 has product MDLPFDGAISAFFETEAPEAIRKEIRRADKDDILGADFPYSEGLSKKTYEKDIEKLQIELVKLQHWAKESGARIAIVFEGRDAAGKGGTIKRFREYLNPRGARVVALSKPSDVEATQWYFQRYIDHLPAGGEIVFYDRSWYNRAVVEKVFGFCTDAQREHFFAQVPDFERMIVDEGIHLFKVWLNVGRAEQLRRFLDREQDPLKQWKLSWIDVEGLKKWDSYTAAIAETLTRSHSDHAPWTVVRSDDKRRARIETIRHVLSQLDYARKDARAVGSADPGIVGGPEIWHG; this is encoded by the coding sequence ATGGACCTGCCCTTTGACGGCGCGATCAGCGCCTTTTTCGAGACGGAAGCCCCCGAAGCCATCCGCAAGGAAATCCGCCGCGCCGATAAGGATGATATCTTGGGGGCCGATTTCCCTTATTCCGAAGGCCTGTCAAAAAAGACCTATGAGAAAGATATAGAAAAGCTGCAAATCGAACTGGTCAAGCTCCAGCATTGGGCCAAGGAAAGCGGTGCGCGCATCGCTATCGTCTTTGAGGGGCGCGATGCGGCGGGTAAGGGCGGCACGATCAAGCGGTTCCGCGAGTATCTGAATCCGCGCGGCGCGCGGGTTGTCGCGCTTAGCAAACCGTCGGATGTCGAGGCAACGCAATGGTATTTTCAGCGCTATATCGACCATCTGCCCGCCGGGGGCGAGATCGTATTCTATGACCGCAGTTGGTATAACCGCGCGGTTGTGGAAAAAGTGTTCGGCTTTTGCACCGACGCGCAGCGCGAGCATTTCTTTGCCCAAGTCCCGGATTTCGAGCGGATGATCGTCGACGAGGGTATCCATCTCTTCAAAGTCTGGCTCAATGTTGGCCGTGCCGAGCAACTCCGCCGCTTTCTCGACCGCGAGCAAGATCCCCTCAAGCAATGGAAACTCAGCTGGATCGATGTCGAGGGTCTCAAGAAATGGGACAGTTACACCGCCGCCATCGCCGAAACCCTCACGCGCAGCCATAGCGACCATGCGCCGTGGACTGTCGTGCGCTCGGACGACAAGCGGCGCGCGCGGATTGAAACCATCCGTCATGTCCTCAGCCAACTGGATTATGCCCGCAAGGATGCCCGCGCGGTGGGCAGCGCTGATCCGGGCATCGTCGGCGGCCCTGAAATTTGGCATGGGTAA
- a CDS encoding alpha/beta fold hydrolase — protein MPLAVKSLILVAVCLVAFWGWTQQRARTHEARAEAAFPPEGQIIDVSGHRVHAVVMGNGPDLVLIHGASGNTRDLTFELAPRLAERYRVIVIDRPGLGYTARINRTGATITQQAALLQEAAAQLGADKPIVLGHSYGGAVALAWAVTRPDHIAALVDVAGAAKPWDTGLSTYYRVLSHPVLGPLVIPLLTAFVHDTRVEQAVREIFTPQEPPEGYLEHIGAGLTLRRHSLRANALQRANLLAEIEALHPLYGTITVPVEIVHGTADTTVGVSIHSEPLAAQIPGAHLAVLDGVGHMPHHSDPEAVIAAIDRAATRAGLRPVD, from the coding sequence ATGCCATTGGCTGTTAAATCCCTGATCCTTGTTGCGGTATGTCTGGTCGCTTTTTGGGGCTGGACCCAGCAACGTGCCCGCACCCACGAGGCGCGCGCCGAAGCCGCCTTTCCCCCAGAGGGCCAGATCATCGACGTGAGCGGCCACCGCGTGCATGCCGTCGTGATGGGCAATGGGCCTGATCTGGTGCTGATCCACGGGGCCTCGGGCAATACCCGCGATCTGACCTTTGAACTCGCCCCGCGATTGGCAGAGCGCTACCGTGTCATCGTGATTGATCGCCCCGGTCTGGGTTATACCGCCCGCATCAACCGCACCGGGGCCACGATCACCCAACAAGCGGCGCTGCTGCAAGAGGCGGCAGCCCAGCTTGGGGCCGACAAGCCTATCGTGCTCGGCCATAGCTATGGCGGCGCGGTAGCGCTTGCTTGGGCGGTGACGCGACCTGATCATATCGCAGCCCTCGTGGATGTGGCCGGTGCCGCCAAACCCTGGGATACCGGCCTCTCCACCTATTACCGCGTGCTCTCGCATCCGGTGCTTGGCCCGCTCGTGATCCCGCTGCTGACCGCCTTTGTCCATGATACCCGCGTCGAACAGGCGGTGCGGGAAATTTTCACGCCGCAAGAACCACCCGAAGGTTATCTCGAACATATTGGTGCCGGCCTCACGCTGCGCCGCCATTCTTTGCGCGCCAATGCCTTGCAGCGCGCCAATCTACTGGCCGAGATCGAGGCACTGCACCCCCTTTACGGCACCATCACCGTGCCGGTCGAAATCGTACACGGCACGGCTGATACCACCGTGGGCGTCTCGATCCATTCCGAACCGCTGGCGGCCCAAATTCCCGGTGCCCATCTGGCCGTGCTCGATGGCGTCGGGCACATGCCCCACCACAGCGATCCAGAGGCGGTGATTGCAGCCATAGATCGCGCCGCCACCCGCGCCGGATTGCGCCCCGTCGATTGA
- the metA gene encoding homoserine O-acetyltransferase MetA — protein MPIKIPADLPAYDVLTREGVMVVDPDQAARQDIRPLRIGLLNLMPKKIQTENQFARLIGATPLQIDFDLIRMSEHQTKNTAAEHMESFYRPFEEVAASGDKYDGLIITGAPIEHLDFDAVTYWAELARVFDWTQTHVHSTFGVCWGGMAMINHFHGVQKHMLPAKAFGCFRHRNMVPASPYLRGFSDDCVIPVSRWTEMKRAEIEAVEGLMILLDSDDVGPCLVEDTARRALYIFNHFEYDSDTLKQEYDRDIANGTPINVPCNYYPGDDPSRPPQNRWRSHAHLLYGNWVNQIYQTTPFDMNAIGC, from the coding sequence ATGCCCATCAAGATCCCAGCCGACCTGCCAGCCTATGACGTGCTTACGCGCGAAGGTGTGATGGTGGTGGACCCGGATCAAGCCGCGCGGCAAGATATCCGCCCCTTGCGCATCGGCCTTCTCAACCTCATGCCGAAAAAGATCCAGACCGAGAACCAGTTTGCCCGGCTGATCGGGGCAACCCCGTTGCAGATCGACTTTGACCTGATCCGCATGAGCGAACATCAGACCAAGAACACCGCCGCCGAACATATGGAGAGCTTTTACCGCCCCTTTGAAGAGGTCGCCGCCTCGGGTGACAAATACGATGGCCTCATCATCACCGGCGCGCCGATTGAGCATCTCGATTTCGACGCCGTGACCTATTGGGCAGAGTTGGCGCGCGTCTTTGACTGGACCCAAACCCATGTGCATTCGACCTTTGGGGTATGCTGGGGCGGGATGGCGATGATCAACCATTTCCACGGGGTGCAGAAACACATGCTGCCCGCCAAGGCCTTTGGCTGCTTTCGGCATCGCAACATGGTCCCCGCGTCACCCTATCTGCGCGGATTTTCCGATGATTGCGTGATCCCCGTCAGCCGCTGGACCGAGATGAAGCGCGCCGAGATCGAGGCGGTCGAGGGGCTTATGATCCTTCTGGACAGCGATGATGTCGGACCCTGTCTGGTCGAGGATACCGCGCGTCGTGCGCTCTACATCTTCAACCATTTTGAATATGACAGCGACACGCTGAAACAGGAATATGACCGCGATATAGCCAACGGCACGCCGATCAATGTGCCCTGCAACTACTATCCCGGCGATGATCCGTCGCGCCCGCCGCAGAACCGCTGGCGCAGTCACGCGCATCTTCTTTATGGCAACTGGGTGAACCAGATCTATCAGACGACCCCGTTCGATATGAATGCCATTGGCTGTTAA
- a CDS encoding OmpP1/FadL family transporter, whose amino-acid sequence MKKTWLAATVIAATASSAFGGEIERRGDPSMILFEKGKNYLEFSAATVDPSVSGVARPGVPTAPTGNIQNRYQSFAGGYKHELNDRVALAFVIDEPVGASVNYRTPPAALGGAFFGGSSAEVSSVAFTALAKYKATDRFSIYGGLRYVGLSGNITVISPATLGSAVPAPNSPYTLGVNKDFQVGYLLGAAYEIPDIALRVALTYESKTEHDFKDNTGAGFKVEIPQAFTLHAQSGIAKDTLLFGSVKWREWSKFAVQPGDFFSVATGVPVNVPIASGPSDIWTYELGIGRRFNENWSGAVLLGYEKDEGDVVGNLSGKDGYFSYGLAATYETEAWEITAGIKYFDVGDANSNVTAFSGSDAIAIGTKVAFRF is encoded by the coding sequence ATGAAGAAAACTTGGCTCGCAGCGACCGTGATCGCCGCAACGGCATCGTCAGCCTTTGGTGGTGAAATCGAACGACGGGGCGACCCTTCGATGATCCTGTTCGAAAAAGGCAAGAACTATCTCGAGTTCTCGGCCGCAACAGTGGACCCATCCGTCTCGGGCGTTGCGCGCCCCGGCGTGCCCACGGCCCCCACTGGCAACATCCAGAACCGCTATCAATCCTTTGCAGGCGGCTACAAGCATGAGCTGAATGATCGTGTGGCGCTCGCGTTCGTCATCGACGAGCCGGTTGGCGCTTCGGTCAATTATCGCACGCCCCCGGCGGCCTTGGGTGGCGCGTTCTTTGGCGGATCAAGCGCCGAAGTCAGCTCTGTCGCGTTCACTGCCCTTGCAAAATACAAGGCAACTGATCGCTTCAGCATCTATGGTGGTCTGCGCTATGTCGGCCTGTCGGGCAATATCACGGTGATTTCGCCCGCCACCCTTGGCAGCGCGGTTCCTGCACCCAACTCACCCTATACGCTGGGCGTGAACAAGGATTTCCAAGTCGGCTACCTGTTGGGTGCCGCCTATGAAATTCCCGACATCGCCCTGCGCGTTGCCCTGACCTATGAGTCCAAAACCGAGCACGATTTCAAGGACAACACCGGCGCAGGTTTCAAAGTGGAAATCCCGCAGGCGTTCACCCTTCATGCCCAATCAGGTATTGCCAAAGACACCTTGCTCTTTGGCTCTGTGAAATGGCGGGAATGGTCGAAATTCGCCGTTCAGCCCGGCGACTTCTTCTCTGTCGCCACGGGTGTTCCGGTCAACGTTCCTATCGCCAGCGGCCCGAGCGACATCTGGACCTATGAGCTGGGCATCGGTCGCCGGTTCAACGAAAACTGGAGCGGCGCTGTCCTCCTTGGCTATGAAAAGGATGAAGGGGACGTCGTTGGCAACCTTTCGGGCAAAGACGGTTACTTCAGCTACGGTCTGGCCGCCACATACGAAACCGAGGCATGGGAAATCACCGCTGGTATCAAGTATTTCGATGTCGGCGACGCGAACTCGAACGTCACGGCCTTCTCTGGCAGCGATGCCATCGCCATCGGCACCAAGGTCGCCTTCCGCTTCTAA